In one Oncorhynchus nerka isolate Pitt River linkage group LG7, Oner_Uvic_2.0, whole genome shotgun sequence genomic region, the following are encoded:
- the LOC115131409 gene encoding LOW QUALITY PROTEIN: serine/threonine-protein phosphatase 1 regulatory subunit 10-like (The sequence of the model RefSeq protein was modified relative to this genomic sequence to represent the inferred CDS: inserted 1 base in 1 codon) encodes MAVGPVDPREVLKGVENLLGKDGELRSLEGVPKVFSLMKGSHKMVSRCMYLNILLQTKSHDILNRFIRVGGYKLLNAWLTYSKSSNNTPLLQLILLTLQKLPLTVDHLKQNNTAKLVKQLSKTGETEELRKLSAGLVDGWMATIRSQSVSATSPADKKRKKEEGKVPVREVKAADGGKAAEEERKREKPKAHAPSHAKIRSIGLEMDAPSPVPVKKPPVALQLGDKYNIKPSQVLKRPSFGPLDPPPVEKKYKPLNTTPNHTKEIKVKIIPAQRKTSTEIALEGTGFLDALNSAPVSLIKIKKKKGREGRDPKAVSPTSNKPCPFEGKTHYPSPQGGTKPSSPETQVASTTPPHEVPVDLEQPGTPVPADDPEAMDTGSEKPSALAEPRGEEEGQLTKKGKKKKSVRWAEEEQLTQYFYFDLDETERVNVNKVKDFGEAAKREMMMDRHTFEMARRLSHDSMEERVPWSPPRPLALTGPLVNAGANSTERLTQRDRETGILQEIFLTKESVPDSPHEPEPEAYEPMPPRLIPLDEDSTMVDDSYMEPMDTSSQPGSGVGPGGVEGSKLPPVLANLMGNLGANNLLSNLGNIAQGTPGAPANPSVNVQELLTSIMGASGGQSTEDLIKQPDFSEKIKQLLGSLQQTQNQGPPTGPPPGVSQGLLGHGPGMNNMPNMGMPMNGVGYPPAGKPLGPGGPHYNHPPPPHNHGPPGFNANPRMMGPPPPQGHGGDNSNYWGDDSMRGGPHRGGGGHFHRGGRGRGGEQVGFRGRGRGGPRGGHNMGDMSKRPVCRHFMMKGNCRYESNCAFYHPGVNGPPLPPXHPAHNQYNDHGPQHGH; translated from the exons ATGGCGGTGGGCCCGGTGGACCCCAGGGAGGTCCTGAAGGGAGTAGAGAACCTGCTGGGGAAAGATGGAGAGCTCCGCAGCCTGGAGGGTGTCCCCAAAGTTTTCAG TCTCATGAAGGGCTCTCACAAGATGGTGAGCAGGTGTATGTACCTGAATATCCTACTGCAGACCAAGTCCCATGACATTCTCAACCG GTTTATCCGAGTGGGAGGCTACAAGCTGCTGAACGCGTGGCTGACCTACTCCAAATCTAGCAACAACACCCCCCTGTTACAGCTCATCCTGCTAACGCTGCAGAAACTGCCCCTCACTGTAGACCACCTGAAACAGAACAACACTGCCAAGCTGGTCAAGCAGCTCAGCAAGACTGGAGAGACTGAGG AGCTGAGGAAGCTGTCTGCTGGGCTggtggatggctggatggctaCCATCCGTTCCCAGAGTGTCTCCGCCACCTCTCCTGCAG ataAGAAAcggaagaaggaggaggggaaagtGCCAGTCCGAGAGGTGAAGGCGGCTGATGGAGGGAAGGcagcggaggaggagaggaagagggagaagccCAAAGCTCACGCTCCCAGCCATGCTAAGATCCGCTCCATAG GCCTGGAGATGGATGCTCCCTCCCCTGTCCCAGTCAAGAAGCCCCCCGTGGCCCTCCAGCTGGGAGACAAGTACAACATCAAACCATCCCAAGTCCTCAAGAGACCCAG TTTTGGTCCTCTGGACCCTCCCCCTGTGGAGAAGAAGTATAAACCCCTCAACACCACTCCTAACCACACCAAGGAGATCAAGGTGAAGATCATCCCGGCACAACGTAAGACCTCAACAGAAATCG ccCTTGAGGGTACAGGCTTCCTGGATGCCCTAAACTCCGCCCCTGTTTCTCTCATCAAGATCAAGAAGaagaaaggaagggaagggagagaccCCAAAGCTGTCTCTCCCACGTCAAACAAG CCGTGTCCATTCGAGGGTAAAACTCACTATCCTTCACCTCAGGGTGGCACCAAGCCCTCGTCCCCAGAGACCCAGGTggcctccaccacccctccccacGAGGTCCCAGTAGACCTGGAGCAACCCGGCACGCCCGTGCCCGCCGACGACCCAGAGGCCATGGACACGGGCAGCGAGAAGCCCAGCGCCCTGGCTGAACCCCGCGGCGAAGAGGAGGGTCAGCTGACCAAGAAGGGCAAGAAGAAGAAGAGCGTGCGCTGGGCCGAGGAGGAGCAGCTCACACAGTACTTCTACTTCGACCTGGACGAGACcgagagag tcAACGTCAACAAGGTCAAGGACTTTGGCGAGGCGGCGAAGCGCGAGATGATGATGGACCGCCACACGTTTGAGATGGCGAGGCGCCTGTCCCACGACTCCATGGAGGAGCGCGTCCCCTGGAGCCCCCCGAGGCCCCTGGCCCTCACCGGCCCCCTGGTCAACGCTGGTGCCAATAGCACAGAGAGACTCACACAGAGAGACCGCGAGACGGGCATCCTGCAGGAGATCTTCCTCACCAAGGAGAG TGTTCCTGACAGCCCCCATGAACCAGAGCCTGAGGCCTATGAACCCATGCCTCCACGCCTCATACCCCTGGACGAG gaCTCGACCATGgtggatgacagctacatggagcCCATGGACACGTCGTCCCAGCCTGGCTCTGGCGTGGGCCCCGGGGGGGTGGAGGGCTCCAAGCTGCCCCCCGTCCTCGCCAACCTCATGGGCAACCTGGGGGCCAACAACCTTTTGAGTAACCTAGGCAACATTGCCCAGGGCACGCCTGGTGCCCCCGCTAACCCCTCCGTCAACGTACAGGAGTTACTCACCTCCATCATG GGAGCTAGTGGTGGCCAGTCTACTGAGGACCTGATCAAGCAGCCAGACTTCTCTGAGAAGATCAAACAGCTGCTGGGCTCTCTACAGCAGACCCAGAACCAGGGCCCCCCCACCGGACCCCCGCCCGGAG TGAGCCAGGGCCTGTTGGGCCACGGTCCAGGCATGAACAACATGCCCAACATGGGCATGCCCATGAACGGAGTGGGGTACCCTCCTGCAGGCAAGCCCCTGGGACCCGGAGGCCCCCATTATAACCATCCTCCGCCCCCACACAACCATGGACCCCCTGGCTTCAACGCCAACCCCCGCATGATGGGCCCCCCGCCACCCCAGGGCCACGGAGGAGACAACAGCAACTACTGGGGGGACGACTCGATGAGGGGGGGCCCACACCGGGGCGGAGGGGGCCACTTCCACCGAGGGGgccgagggagaggaggggaacaggtgGGCTTCAGAGGGAGAGGACGAGGGGGGCCTAGAGgaggacacaacatgggag acatGTCCAAGAGGCCAGTGTGTCGCCACTTCATGATGAAAGGAAACTGCCGTTACGAGAGCAACTGTGCTTTCTACCACCCTGGCGTCAACGGTCCTCCCCTGCCCC ACCACCCCGCCCACAACCAGTACAATGACCACGGACCCCAACACGGGCACTAG